In Candidatus Tectomicrobia bacterium, a genomic segment contains:
- a CDS encoding DUF3568 family protein yields the protein MRTKGMLVGLAGVLGLSVLGGCDGGVGLTLLGVGAGVTTGTAVSYSMNGIAYRTFAVPLPRVERAALSTLAQMGFEVKEQKPIDSGRQIVASGSDREIDIQLERVTSSTTRIRVVVTEGGFFFKDRATATEIIIQTEKLISNAAAKRNNS from the coding sequence ATGCGCACCAAGGGGATGCTCGTGGGGCTCGCGGGGGTGCTCGGCCTTTCCGTGCTGGGGGGGTGCGACGGGGGCGTGGGCCTCACCCTCCTGGGGGTCGGCGCCGGCGTGACCACGGGGACGGCGGTTTCCTACAGCATGAACGGCATCGCCTACCGGACCTTCGCCGTCCCTCTGCCGCGGGTGGAGCGGGCGGCCCTCTCGACGCTCGCGCAGATGGGTTTCGAGGTCAAGGAGCAGAAGCCCATCGACAGCGGGCGGCAGATCGTCGCCTCGGGGAGCGATCGGGAGATCGACATCCAGCTGGAGCGCGTGACCTCTTCCACGACGCGCATCCGGGTCGTGGTGACCGAGGGCGGGTTCTTCTTCAAGGACCGGGCGACCGCGACTGAAATCATCATCCAGACGGAGAAGCTGATTTCGAACGCCGCCGCAAAGAGGAACAACTCATGA
- a CDS encoding cyclic nucleotide-binding domain-containing protein encodes MTSTPTQAGAGASLTREGNLSAEDLLWKLKKGYPFFADLSHDEIVHLLRYCERRLCPAGSVIFRRGSPGEDFFLILSGEVTIQAGDYEYARLGVGECFGEMGVVEEAPRSATARAATRTLVLRIDPRVLAGQEPILSYKLLAKVARLLSARLRRANEKIWRTLP; translated from the coding sequence ATGACATCGACGCCGACCCAGGCCGGGGCGGGCGCCTCCCTGACCCGGGAGGGGAATCTCTCGGCGGAGGATCTCCTCTGGAAGCTCAAGAAGGGCTATCCCTTCTTCGCCGATCTCTCGCACGACGAGATCGTCCATCTGCTGCGCTACTGCGAGCGGCGCCTGTGCCCGGCCGGCAGCGTGATCTTCCGCCGGGGCAGCCCCGGCGAGGACTTCTTCCTCATCCTGTCGGGAGAGGTGACCATCCAGGCCGGGGACTACGAGTACGCGCGCCTCGGGGTGGGGGAGTGCTTCGGCGAGATGGGCGTGGTGGAGGAAGCTCCGCGCAGCGCCACCGCCCGGGCCGCCACCCGCACGCTCGTGCTGCGCATCGACCCGCGCGTCCTCGCGGGGCAGGAGCCCATCCTCAGCTACAAGCTCCTGGCCAAGGTGGCGCGGCTTCTCTCGGCGCGGCTGCGCCGCGCCAACGAGAAGATCTGGCGGACCCTGCCGTAG
- a CDS encoding zinc-binding dehydrogenase — protein sequence MTTPRTMQAVVLHEPNRYSFEAGVPVPEAGPQEALCRVGAVAICGTDIGIISGKFFPMWPPRWPFIIGHEWAGVVEEVGPGAGFSPGDKVAGSSAVGCGHCRNCMRGRYNLCLNYGNTAAGHRQYGFTVHGAYAQYIRAHARSLVKLPPDFDLGEASLMDTAGIALHIAKRGGVGAGDTAVVIGPGAVGSIACQCARALGAGRVIVVGRGHRLAKARELGFETVDYEKADPLAYVKEATGGVGPDVVLECAGTARAVRQAVEMVKKGGRVVIGGLPAEDVPLPLKRFVLDEIEVVGSRAAPNCLPEVLALVQAGALRLRELVTHRFPLSDFQTALATFQDRSGGALKVVVEP from the coding sequence ATGACCACCCCCCGCACCATGCAGGCCGTCGTCCTCCACGAGCCGAACCGCTATTCCTTCGAGGCGGGGGTGCCCGTGCCGGAGGCGGGCCCCCAGGAGGCCCTCTGCCGGGTGGGGGCGGTGGCCATCTGCGGCACCGACATCGGGATCATCTCGGGCAAGTTCTTCCCGATGTGGCCCCCCCGGTGGCCCTTCATCATCGGCCACGAGTGGGCCGGGGTGGTGGAGGAAGTTGGCCCCGGCGCGGGCTTCTCCCCCGGGGACAAGGTGGCCGGGAGCTCCGCCGTGGGCTGCGGCCACTGCCGCAACTGCATGCGGGGGCGCTACAACCTCTGCCTGAACTACGGGAACACGGCGGCCGGCCACCGCCAGTACGGCTTCACCGTGCACGGGGCCTACGCCCAGTACATCCGCGCCCACGCCCGCTCCCTGGTGAAGCTCCCGCCGGACTTCGACCTGGGCGAGGCCTCCCTGATGGACACGGCGGGCATCGCCCTCCACATCGCCAAGCGTGGGGGCGTCGGGGCCGGGGACACCGCCGTGGTCATCGGCCCGGGGGCGGTGGGCTCCATCGCCTGCCAGTGCGCCCGGGCGCTGGGGGCGGGGCGGGTGATCGTGGTGGGGCGCGGGCACAGGCTGGCGAAGGCCCGGGAGCTGGGCTTCGAGACGGTGGATTACGAGAAGGCGGATCCCCTGGCCTATGTGAAGGAGGCGACGGGGGGCGTGGGGCCCGACGTGGTGCTCGAGTGCGCGGGCACGGCCCGGGCCGTCCGCCAGGCGGTCGAGATGGTGAAGAAGGGCGGGCGGGTGGTCATCGGAGGCCTCCCGGCCGAGGACGTCCCCCTCCCCCTCAAGCGCTTCGTGCTGGACGAGATCGAGGTGGTGGGCTCGCGCGCCGCCCCCAACTGCCTGCCCGAGGTGCTGGCCCTCGTCCAGGCGGGGGCGCTCCGGCTCCGGGAGCTCGTGACCCACCGCTTCCCGCTGAGCGATTTCCAGACGGCCCTTGCCACCTTCCAGGACCGCTCGGGCGGCGCCCTCAAGGTGGTCGTCGAGCCCTGA
- a CDS encoding cupin domain-containing protein, with protein sequence MALKYPLIHVDDVRPEKMEEKEGWAISEFRLPISGKNGSSTTVFHSIFRPGSTHAKHLHTRCNEIAVYLSGHGVVGQGSERCEVRAGHCRLMPKGSEHFFYNETKDKEALVIGFYDGAKSVEDTGYQFRGGVTEADLKMPRKAKFSQGILVHHDDVKPAQMNAKDGWSITDFRLPIGSHNGSPTTLFWAKFMPGAVHKKHRHDNCEEIYYVIRGHGLAGAGPDRAEVRGGHFHYIPKGVEHFMHNLSRTEPIEAIGIYIGAGSVEATGYVYTGEVTEADIKARTA encoded by the coding sequence ATGGCCCTGAAGTACCCCTTGATTCACGTCGACGACGTCCGGCCCGAGAAGATGGAGGAGAAGGAGGGCTGGGCCATCTCCGAGTTCCGCCTGCCGATTTCGGGGAAGAACGGCAGCTCCACCACCGTCTTCCACTCCATCTTCCGGCCCGGCTCCACCCACGCCAAGCACCTCCACACCCGCTGCAACGAGATCGCCGTCTACCTCTCGGGCCACGGGGTGGTGGGGCAGGGGAGCGAGCGCTGCGAGGTGCGGGCGGGCCACTGCCGCCTGATGCCCAAGGGCTCGGAGCACTTCTTCTACAACGAGACCAAGGACAAGGAGGCCCTCGTCATCGGCTTCTACGACGGGGCGAAGAGCGTCGAGGACACGGGCTACCAGTTCCGGGGCGGCGTGACCGAGGCCGACCTCAAGATGCCCCGCAAGGCGAAGTTCAGCCAGGGCATCCTCGTCCACCACGACGACGTGAAGCCCGCCCAGATGAACGCGAAGGACGGCTGGTCCATCACCGACTTCCGCCTCCCCATCGGGAGCCACAACGGCAGCCCCACCACCCTCTTCTGGGCCAAGTTCATGCCGGGCGCCGTCCACAAGAAGCACCGCCACGACAACTGCGAGGAGATCTACTACGTCATCCGCGGCCACGGCCTGGCCGGCGCGGGGCCGGACCGCGCCGAGGTGCGGGGCGGCCACTTCCACTACATCCCCAAGGGCGTCGAGCACTTCATGCACAACCTGAGCCGGACCGAGCCCATCGAGGCCATCGGCATCTACATCGGCGCGGGGAGCGTCGAGGCCACGGGCTACGTCTACACGGGCGAGGTGACCGAGGCGGATATCAAGGCGAGAACGGCGTAG
- a CDS encoding cupin domain-containing protein produces MRPDFPFVHVDDVEPLRMDPRQGWEISDFRVIMDGRIGCSSTLFRGLFMPGAVHKKHRHENCDEMYCVLRGHGLAGAGPDRVEVFPGHYHYIPRGVEHWLVNLSRTEPIEVYGIYDRAPSLEATGYVYTGDVTGEDLKAPRTAPGDRKYHLIHDDLVPVYKTSREQGWTQDYFNQPISREHGATTTWMQGYFGPKTVHMKHKHHNCEEVCYILQGHGLAGVGRHRVELHAGHFHYIRPGEEHWLANLSKTGVLIAPGFYIGVGGLDESGFEYIAPVTEEDLKQRTA; encoded by the coding sequence ATGCGCCCCGATTTTCCCTTCGTGCACGTGGACGACGTAGAGCCCCTGCGGATGGACCCCCGGCAGGGCTGGGAGATCTCGGACTTCCGCGTCATCATGGACGGCCGCATCGGGTGCTCCTCCACCCTCTTCCGCGGCCTCTTCATGCCCGGCGCCGTCCACAAGAAGCACCGCCACGAGAACTGCGACGAGATGTACTGCGTCCTCCGGGGCCACGGGCTCGCGGGTGCGGGGCCGGACCGGGTGGAGGTCTTCCCGGGCCACTACCACTACATCCCCCGGGGGGTGGAGCACTGGCTGGTGAACCTCAGCCGGACCGAGCCCATCGAGGTCTACGGCATCTACGACCGGGCGCCGAGCCTCGAGGCCACGGGCTACGTCTACACCGGGGACGTGACCGGGGAGGACCTGAAGGCCCCGCGCACCGCCCCCGGGGACCGCAAGTACCACCTCATCCACGACGATCTCGTGCCCGTCTACAAGACCTCGCGCGAGCAGGGCTGGACCCAGGACTACTTCAACCAGCCCATCAGCCGGGAGCACGGCGCCACCACCACCTGGATGCAGGGCTACTTCGGGCCCAAGACCGTCCACATGAAGCACAAGCACCACAACTGCGAGGAGGTCTGCTACATCCTCCAGGGTCATGGTCTGGCGGGGGTGGGCCGGCACCGGGTGGAGCTCCACGCGGGCCACTTCCACTACATCCGGCCGGGCGAGGAGCACTGGCTCGCCAACCTGAGCAAGACCGGGGTCCTCATCGCGCCGGGCTTCTACATCGGGGTGGGGGGCCTCGACGAGAGCGGCTTCGAGTACATCGCCCCGGTGACGGAGGAGGATTTGAAGCAAAGAACGGCCTAG
- a CDS encoding cupin domain-containing protein translates to MAQRPALVHVDDLPFESRGVPAPSGVRVPISGRQGSPHACFFARYFPGLTRPMHRHENCDELVFFVSGRGRFGPDGREVRGGHARRIPRGGVHWLRNASPDEPVVLTAFFDGAPSMGETGTVTLGAASEEDFRSMPPEEGARVYPTVHLDEVAPLPIRGGGLLRPLLGSWCGARSLLFHLALPPGAALPEGLRLGGELICTLTRGAGEVHAAGEKAQARAGHYQYVPRGTEFGLSNPGAEGALECAGVVFGAGTPEAAEWPVEQAR, encoded by the coding sequence ATGGCGCAGCGGCCCGCGCTGGTCCACGTGGACGACCTCCCCTTCGAGTCCCGGGGCGTTCCGGCGCCCTCCGGCGTGCGCGTGCCCATCAGCGGCCGCCAGGGCTCGCCCCACGCCTGCTTCTTCGCGCGCTACTTCCCCGGCCTCACCCGCCCCATGCACCGCCACGAGAACTGCGACGAGCTCGTCTTCTTCGTGAGCGGCCGGGGGCGCTTCGGCCCGGACGGCCGCGAGGTGCGGGGCGGCCACGCCCGCCGCATCCCCCGGGGCGGGGTCCACTGGCTCCGGAACGCGAGCCCGGACGAGCCCGTGGTGCTGACCGCCTTCTTCGACGGCGCCCCCTCGATGGGGGAGACGGGCACGGTCACGCTCGGGGCCGCGTCGGAGGAGGACTTCCGCTCCATGCCCCCCGAGGAGGGGGCGCGGGTCTACCCCACCGTCCACCTGGACGAGGTGGCGCCCCTGCCGATCCGGGGAGGCGGCCTCCTCCGCCCCCTGCTGGGGAGCTGGTGCGGGGCGCGGAGCCTCCTGTTCCACCTGGCGCTCCCGCCGGGGGCGGCCCTGCCGGAGGGCCTCCGCCTGGGGGGCGAGCTCATCTGCACCCTCACCCGGGGCGCCGGGGAGGTGCACGCCGCGGGGGAGAAGGCCCAGGCCCGGGCGGGGCACTACCAGTACGTCCCGCGCGGGACGGAGTTCGGGCTCTCGAACCCCGGCGCGGAGGGGGCCCTCGAATGCGCGGGGGTGGTGTTCGGCGCCGGGACGCCGGAGGCGGCGGAATGGCCGGTTGAGCAAGCGCGGTAG
- a CDS encoding alcohol dehydrogenase catalytic domain-containing protein codes for MQAAWLESPKKMTVVPKEDPGLPPDHVLVRVATTAICGTDISIWQGKMAARLPLIPGHECTGTVEELGKAVTRLKRGDRVVINPVTTCGSCHYCVRGFTNLCLRGGLRGREVAGTFAEYVSVKETDAFPFPDKVSFAAATNFVGLYTVVYSQRKAPYIPGGRVAVLGAGSTGLLHIQLARAAGAGSIIAVTRSQWKLDMAKKLGADHLVRAGAGDPVQAVKDLTDGLGAEVVIETAGAAETMRQAYGMVRPGGVILQFGIGPKAVDGIPGQDYYFKDITVIGSRAGLAEDFERAVRLVASGRIDLEPLVTHRFPLRDIQRGFEFIEKGGDGGTLRAVIEVGK; via the coding sequence ATGCAGGCCGCCTGGCTCGAGTCGCCGAAGAAGATGACGGTGGTCCCCAAGGAGGACCCCGGCCTCCCCCCCGATCACGTCCTCGTGCGGGTGGCCACCACGGCCATCTGCGGCACCGACATCTCCATCTGGCAGGGCAAGATGGCGGCCCGGCTCCCCCTCATCCCCGGCCACGAGTGCACCGGCACGGTCGAGGAGCTGGGGAAGGCCGTCACCCGCCTGAAGCGGGGCGACCGGGTGGTGATCAACCCCGTCACCACCTGCGGGAGCTGCCACTACTGCGTGCGGGGCTTCACCAACCTCTGCCTCCGGGGCGGGCTCCGGGGGCGCGAGGTGGCCGGCACCTTCGCCGAGTACGTCTCGGTCAAGGAGACCGACGCCTTCCCCTTCCCCGACAAGGTGAGCTTCGCGGCGGCCACCAACTTCGTCGGGCTCTACACCGTGGTCTACAGCCAGCGGAAGGCCCCCTACATCCCGGGCGGGCGGGTGGCCGTCCTGGGCGCCGGGAGCACGGGCCTCCTCCACATCCAGCTCGCCCGGGCCGCGGGGGCGGGCTCCATCATCGCCGTCACCCGCAGCCAGTGGAAGCTCGACATGGCGAAGAAGCTGGGGGCGGACCACCTCGTGCGGGCCGGGGCGGGAGACCCCGTCCAGGCGGTGAAGGACCTGACCGACGGCCTGGGCGCCGAGGTGGTCATCGAGACCGCCGGGGCCGCCGAGACCATGCGCCAGGCCTACGGCATGGTGCGGCCGGGAGGCGTCATCCTCCAGTTCGGCATCGGGCCCAAGGCCGTGGACGGCATCCCGGGCCAGGACTACTACTTCAAGGACATCACCGTCATCGGCTCGCGCGCCGGCCTGGCCGAGGACTTCGAGCGCGCCGTCCGCCTCGTGGCCTCGGGCCGCATCGACCTGGAACCCCTCGTCACCCACCGCTTCCCCCTCCGGGACATCCAGCGGGGCTTCGAGTTCATCGAGAAGGGCGGGGACGGCGGCACGCTCCGCGCCGTGATCGAGGTGGGGAAGTAG
- a CDS encoding acyl-CoA dehydrogenase family protein yields the protein MDFSLTETQLSLRQLAHEFAEREIRPVARERERIQDPHKRFPWDILEKGSKLGLRTLALPEKSGGAGASILDLCIVGEEIAWGDLGVAVTFDQTWKISHFLDRVWNEEQRARFLPAFLEDHRFHMAVGMTEPGTGSENFIPSAEAEHGVRLRAARDGGGWVLNGMKHFISNGGVAKLYVLVTRTDAKVSAQKGMTYFMVTPGTPGFSIGQVHDKMGQRLSQNAELIFENCRVPDGDRVTEVGGGAKARAGSFARGSVIESAATALGPARAAYEDAVEYAKNRVQCGKPIIQHQAIGFALADCYIDYVSARQTLHYAAWEAMRDEGYDPKLGYMAKVHASEACFRIAKRCMEVWGGMGYMTESPMEKYLRDVTSFLHSAGTNEAQHIRSMPYL from the coding sequence ATGGATTTCAGCCTGACGGAAACGCAGCTTTCGCTCCGGCAGCTCGCGCACGAGTTCGCCGAGAGGGAGATCCGCCCCGTCGCCAGGGAGCGGGAGCGGATCCAGGACCCCCACAAGCGCTTCCCCTGGGACATCCTGGAGAAGGGCAGCAAGCTCGGGCTGCGAACCCTCGCCCTCCCCGAGAAGAGCGGGGGCGCCGGGGCCAGCATCCTGGACCTGTGCATCGTGGGCGAGGAGATCGCCTGGGGCGACCTGGGCGTGGCGGTCACCTTCGACCAGACGTGGAAGATCAGCCATTTCCTGGACCGGGTGTGGAACGAGGAGCAGCGCGCCCGCTTCCTCCCCGCCTTCCTCGAGGACCACCGCTTCCACATGGCGGTGGGCATGACCGAGCCCGGCACGGGCTCGGAGAACTTCATCCCCTCCGCCGAGGCGGAGCACGGGGTCCGGCTGCGGGCGGCCCGGGACGGCGGCGGCTGGGTGCTCAACGGGATGAAGCACTTCATCAGCAACGGAGGCGTCGCCAAGCTCTACGTGCTCGTGACGCGGACGGACGCCAAGGTCTCCGCCCAGAAGGGCATGACCTACTTCATGGTCACCCCCGGCACGCCGGGGTTCAGCATCGGCCAGGTCCACGACAAGATGGGCCAGCGGCTCTCCCAGAACGCGGAATTGATCTTCGAGAACTGCCGCGTCCCGGACGGGGACCGCGTCACCGAAGTGGGCGGCGGGGCCAAGGCCCGCGCCGGCTCCTTCGCCCGGGGCTCGGTCATCGAGTCCGCGGCGACCGCCCTGGGCCCCGCCCGGGCGGCCTACGAGGACGCCGTCGAGTACGCCAAGAACCGCGTCCAGTGCGGCAAGCCCATCATCCAGCACCAGGCGATCGGCTTCGCCCTGGCCGACTGCTACATCGACTACGTCTCCGCGCGGCAGACCCTCCACTACGCCGCCTGGGAGGCCATGAGGGACGAGGGTTACGACCCCAAGCTGGGCTACATGGCCAAGGTCCACGCCTCGGAGGCCTGCTTCCGCATCGCCAAGCGCTGCATGGAGGTGTGGGGCGGGATGGGCTACATGACCGAGTCCCCGATGGAGAAGTACCTGCGCGACGTGACGAGCTTCCTGCACTCGGCCGGCACCAACGAGGCGCAGCACATCCGCTCGATGCCGTATTTGTAG
- a CDS encoding acyl-CoA/acyl-ACP dehydrogenase, with the protein MSTHNGLVQHFRLTEQQIMLRDTVRKFVKEEIVPVRAELDREPDPKKGFSWELLRKADKLGLRTLALGEEDGGVEADIITRCVMGEEMATGDLGFAVCLDQIWKISGAIVKLCNEEQKKRFIPMFRDDPECVLSICITEPSGGSNYMLPMERKETIQTRARFENGNWLLNGSKVFISNAGLSKLYLVFAMTDPEADFYHRFSVFLVPSSSPGFSIGKTENKMGQRLVWNSTVNFDDCTIPASNLVGKRGDGMPGVLKFLAEEGSNIQAGATVLGTARAAYEAAVEHAKQRFIGGKLMIHHQLTHHKLASMKMRLDAARAYLYRAALNIDDPEEETDFSMPPMAKVFAAEMAFDVAKEALEIFGAYGYMKDAPMEKYFRDAASFLHSDGVNDVLLLRAARLLYDLPAEMYQ; encoded by the coding sequence ATGAGCACACACAACGGTCTGGTCCAGCACTTCCGGCTCACCGAGCAGCAGATCATGCTCCGCGACACCGTCCGCAAGTTCGTGAAGGAGGAGATCGTCCCGGTCCGGGCGGAGCTCGACCGCGAGCCCGACCCGAAGAAGGGCTTCTCCTGGGAGCTCCTCCGCAAGGCCGACAAGCTTGGCCTGCGCACCCTGGCGCTGGGCGAGGAGGACGGCGGCGTCGAGGCCGACATCATCACCCGGTGCGTGATGGGCGAGGAGATGGCGACGGGGGACCTCGGCTTCGCCGTCTGCCTCGACCAGATCTGGAAGATCTCGGGCGCCATCGTGAAGCTCTGCAACGAGGAGCAGAAGAAGCGGTTCATCCCCATGTTCCGCGACGACCCCGAGTGCGTCCTCTCCATCTGCATCACCGAGCCCTCGGGCGGGTCGAACTACATGCTCCCCATGGAGCGCAAGGAGACCATCCAGACCCGCGCGCGCTTCGAGAACGGCAACTGGCTGCTCAACGGCTCGAAGGTGTTCATCTCGAACGCCGGCCTCTCCAAGCTCTACCTTGTGTTCGCCATGACGGACCCCGAGGCCGACTTCTACCACCGCTTCAGCGTCTTCCTCGTGCCGAGCAGCTCCCCCGGCTTCTCCATCGGCAAGACGGAGAACAAGATGGGCCAGCGGCTGGTGTGGAACAGCACGGTGAACTTCGACGACTGCACCATCCCGGCGAGCAACCTGGTGGGGAAGCGCGGCGACGGGATGCCCGGCGTCCTCAAGTTCCTGGCCGAGGAGGGGAGCAACATCCAGGCGGGCGCGACGGTGCTCGGCACCGCGCGGGCGGCCTACGAGGCGGCCGTCGAGCACGCCAAGCAGCGCTTCATCGGCGGGAAGCTCATGATCCACCACCAGCTCACCCACCACAAGCTCGCCTCGATGAAGATGCGCCTGGACGCCGCCCGGGCCTACCTCTACCGGGCCGCCCTGAACATCGACGACCCCGAGGAGGAGACCGATTTCTCCATGCCCCCCATGGCCAAGGTCTTCGCCGCCGAGATGGCCTTCGACGTGGCCAAGGAGGCGCTGGAGATCTTCGGCGCCTACGGCTACATGAAGGACGCCCCGATGGAGAAGTACTTCCGGGACGCGGCGAGCTTCCTGCACTCGGACGGGGTGAACGACGTGCTGCTGCTCCGGGCGGCGCGGCTCCTGTACGACCTCCCGGCGGAGATGTACCAGTAG
- a CDS encoding GntR family transcriptional regulator: MKPPRPARTDEHRGSAPASAAPASAVARLGASHGLAEQVARALRQGIAQGELTAGVRLVEDRLAAAFGVSKTPLREAYRILQAEGLVEILPRRGAFVAGIAASEAEELYEVRLLLASHAVERAVERREWLVPRMRKLMEEMRAARRARDVWAFSDRDMAFHRLLAEASGNTILLAAYDALNPRLMRLRLALRDYKGEMDSFLAENALLLEAAEGGEAGRVREALGRLMRRRKDVIAASIRGGAGGKADGTAPRPGGCMAGNR; the protein is encoded by the coding sequence ATGAAACCGCCCCGGCCGGCCAGGACGGATGAACACAGAGGGTCCGCCCCGGCCTCCGCCGCCCCGGCGAGCGCCGTCGCGCGCCTGGGCGCCTCCCACGGCCTGGCCGAGCAGGTGGCCAGGGCCCTGCGGCAGGGCATCGCCCAGGGGGAGCTGACCGCGGGCGTCCGGCTGGTCGAGGACCGCCTCGCCGCCGCCTTCGGGGTGAGCAAGACGCCCCTCCGGGAGGCCTACCGCATCCTCCAGGCCGAGGGCCTGGTGGAGATCCTGCCCCGGCGGGGGGCGTTCGTGGCCGGGATCGCCGCCTCGGAGGCGGAGGAGCTCTACGAGGTGCGGCTGCTGCTCGCCTCCCACGCCGTGGAGCGGGCGGTGGAGCGCCGGGAGTGGCTCGTCCCCCGCATGAGAAAGCTGATGGAGGAGATGCGCGCCGCCCGCCGGGCCCGGGACGTCTGGGCGTTCTCGGACCGGGACATGGCCTTCCACCGCCTCCTGGCCGAGGCGTCGGGCAACACCATCCTCCTCGCGGCCTACGACGCGCTGAACCCCCGGCTCATGCGCCTGCGGCTGGCGCTGCGGGACTACAAGGGCGAGATGGATTCCTTTCTCGCGGAGAACGCCCTCCTCCTGGAGGCCGCGGAGGGAGGGGAGGCGGGGCGGGTGCGCGAGGCGCTCGGCCGCCTCATGCGGCGCCGGAAGGATGTCATCGCGGCCTCGATCCGCGGCGGAGCGGGCGGAAAGGCGGATGGAACCGCCCCCCGGCCCGGGGGATGCATGGCCGGAAATCGATGA
- a CDS encoding pyruvate carboxyltransferase, translating to MAEPWNTDMWFTSPWNFEKEVRAGIKFDSSPKLHDVSLRDGEQQAGIVFNKDDKIRIAEALAEVGVHRIEAGMPVVSKSDEQAIREIVKRLEGSKTQVFSFARCMADDVKRSADTGVKGVVMEVPSSTHMIERAYKWELAKAIDTSVKATLVAKENGLYTVFFPIDFSRAPLDWVLGLLKKVATEGHMDALAIVDTFGVLAPHTVPFLIRKMREAFPTEPFEPHFHDDYGMGVANTLMAMAAGCQVAHTSVSGIGERAGNCAYEERVLAMKTMYGVDMGLKTQKFTEVSRLVQKLAKIQMAPNRCVVGENLYDIESGIIVSWLRNCEKQFPTELVPFRAGLVGQREPNPVIGKGSGIDSVNWFLDRLGIKATEEEKMALLMDVKEKSLKEKRLLSLDEFKELAGVKK from the coding sequence ATGGCAGAGCCCTGGAACACAGACATGTGGTTCACCAGCCCCTGGAACTTCGAGAAGGAGGTCCGGGCCGGCATCAAGTTCGACTCCTCGCCCAAGCTGCACGACGTGAGCCTCCGGGACGGGGAGCAGCAGGCGGGCATCGTCTTCAACAAGGACGACAAGATCCGCATCGCCGAGGCGCTGGCCGAGGTGGGCGTGCACCGCATCGAGGCCGGCATGCCCGTCGTCTCGAAGTCCGACGAGCAGGCCATCCGCGAGATCGTGAAGCGGCTCGAGGGCTCGAAGACCCAGGTCTTCAGCTTCGCCCGCTGCATGGCGGACGACGTGAAGCGCTCGGCCGACACGGGCGTGAAGGGCGTGGTCATGGAGGTGCCGAGCTCCACCCACATGATCGAGCGCGCCTACAAGTGGGAGCTCGCCAAGGCCATCGACACCTCGGTCAAGGCGACCCTGGTGGCGAAGGAGAACGGCCTCTACACCGTCTTCTTCCCCATCGACTTCTCCCGGGCGCCGCTCGACTGGGTGCTCGGCCTCCTCAAGAAGGTCGCGACCGAGGGCCACATGGACGCCCTCGCCATCGTGGACACCTTCGGCGTCCTCGCCCCGCACACCGTGCCCTTCCTCATCCGCAAGATGCGGGAGGCCTTCCCCACCGAGCCCTTCGAGCCCCACTTCCACGACGACTACGGCATGGGCGTGGCCAACACCCTCATGGCCATGGCGGCGGGCTGCCAGGTGGCCCACACCTCGGTGAGCGGCATCGGCGAGCGGGCCGGCAACTGCGCCTACGAGGAGCGCGTCCTCGCCATGAAGACCATGTACGGCGTGGACATGGGCCTCAAGACGCAGAAGTTCACCGAGGTCTCCCGGCTCGTCCAGAAGCTCGCGAAGATCCAGATGGCGCCCAACCGCTGCGTGGTGGGGGAGAACCTCTACGACATCGAGAGCGGCATCATCGTGAGCTGGCTCCGCAACTGCGAGAAGCAGTTCCCCACGGAGCTCGTGCCCTTCCGCGCGGGCCTCGTGGGCCAGAGGGAGCCCAACCCGGTCATCGGCAAGGGGAGCGGCATCGACTCCGTCAACTGGTTCCTCGACAGGCTGGGCATCAAGGCGACCGAGGAGGAGAAGATGGCCCTCCTGATGGACGTGAAGGAGAAGTCCCTCAAGGAGAAGCGCCTCCTCTCGCTCGACGAGTTCAAGGAGCTGGCGGGGGTGAAGAAGTAG